From a single Collibacillus ludicampi genomic region:
- the secG gene encoding preprotein translocase subunit SecG, protein MLTLAKVLLVIVSITLIIAVLLQSGRSAGLGGLAGGTEQMMGRKARGLDAVMAKITAGLATAFILLSIWVAWLVSHSASA, encoded by the coding sequence ATGCTAACCCTTGCGAAAGTTCTTCTCGTTATCGTAAGTATCACGTTAATCATCGCTGTCTTGCTCCAATCCGGGCGTAGTGCAGGCCTCGGCGGGCTCGCGGGCGGCACGGAGCAAATGATGGGGCGGAAGGCGCGAGGGTTAGATGCTGTGATGGCTAAGATCACTGCAGGTTTAGCCACCGCTTTTATTCTTTTGTCCATCTGGGTAGCTTGGCTGGTCAGCCACTCTGCAAGTGCATAA
- the eno gene encoding phosphopyruvate hydratase, with protein sequence MSIIYDVRAREVLDSRGNPTVEVEVELESGVVSRAIVPSGASTGAYEAVELRDGDKNRYLGKGVLQAVENVNDVIGPEILGMDALDQVGIDKLMIELDGTENKGKLGANAILGVSMAVARAAADYLGLPLYVYLGGFNAKTLPVPMMNILNGGKHADNNVDIQEFMIMPVGAESFREALRMGAEVFHSLKAVLKEKGLNTAVGDEGGFAPNLSSNEEALQVIMQAIERAGYTPGEQIRLALDVASTELYKDGKYHLEGEGKVRTAEEMIAYYEELCAKYPIVSIEDGLSEDDWEGWKLLTERLGHKVQLVGDDLFVTNTTRLAQGIEKGVGNSILVKVNQIGTLTETFDAIEMAKRAGYTAVISHRSGESEDVTIADIAVATNAGQIKTGAPSRTDRVAKYNQLLRIEDQLDYTSRFAGMQAFYNLKK encoded by the coding sequence ATGAGTATTATCTATGACGTACGTGCGAGAGAAGTATTGGATTCACGCGGCAATCCGACTGTTGAAGTGGAAGTGGAATTAGAGTCGGGTGTCGTATCCAGAGCCATCGTGCCTTCAGGTGCATCGACTGGTGCCTATGAAGCGGTTGAATTACGCGATGGGGATAAAAACCGTTACCTGGGAAAAGGTGTATTACAAGCTGTTGAAAATGTGAACGATGTCATTGGACCGGAGATCCTTGGCATGGATGCGCTTGATCAAGTGGGTATCGATAAGTTGATGATCGAGCTGGACGGGACGGAAAACAAGGGTAAACTCGGTGCCAATGCCATTCTTGGCGTATCGATGGCGGTTGCCCGTGCGGCGGCTGATTATCTTGGACTTCCCCTCTATGTATACCTTGGAGGATTCAACGCGAAAACATTGCCTGTACCCATGATGAATATCCTCAACGGAGGAAAACATGCGGACAATAACGTTGATATTCAAGAGTTCATGATCATGCCTGTGGGTGCTGAATCTTTCCGTGAAGCTCTGCGTATGGGTGCTGAAGTTTTCCACAGTCTGAAAGCGGTGCTGAAGGAAAAAGGTTTGAACACAGCAGTGGGGGACGAAGGCGGCTTTGCTCCGAACCTGTCTTCCAATGAAGAAGCGTTGCAAGTGATCATGCAAGCGATCGAGCGTGCAGGTTACACACCTGGCGAACAGATCCGCCTCGCTCTCGATGTAGCATCCACCGAGCTTTACAAGGATGGAAAGTATCATCTTGAAGGGGAGGGCAAGGTAAGAACGGCGGAAGAGATGATCGCATACTACGAAGAGTTGTGTGCGAAATATCCGATTGTCTCCATTGAAGACGGACTTTCAGAAGACGATTGGGAAGGATGGAAACTGTTAACCGAACGTCTGGGCCATAAGGTACAGCTCGTGGGTGATGACCTTTTTGTTACGAATACAACCCGTCTGGCACAAGGTATCGAGAAAGGTGTCGGTAACTCGATCCTCGTGAAGGTGAACCAAATCGGAACGCTGACAGAGACGTTTGACGCGATTGAAATGGCGAAACGCGCTGGGTATACCGCAGTGATTTCCCACCGTTCGGGCGAGTCGGAAGATGTAACGATCGCCGATATCGCGGTTGCCACGAACGCCGGTCAGATCAAAACGGGTGCACCCTCCCGTACCGATCGCGTAGCGAAATACAACCAATTGCTGCGTATCGAAGACCAACTGGATTACACGAGCCGCTTCGCCGGTATGCAAGCATTTTATAATTTAAAAAAGTAG